One Ignavibacterium album JCM 16511 genomic region harbors:
- a CDS encoding YceD family protein: MKVKISNLSLGEHVFDFEEKIEDIDLGEPFFGKVKTNIRLNKLHDQIITHVSSEINASFECDRCTIRFERLIHSDYEMIYLMNEEPEDTEDINITYINRDTDKLDFDNDVREFAILAIPMKKLCKEDCKGLCPKCGADLNFEQCKCEKDEIDPRWEKLFTKKF, encoded by the coding sequence ATGAAAGTAAAAATTTCAAATCTAAGCTTAGGGGAACATGTTTTTGATTTTGAAGAGAAGATAGAAGATATTGACCTTGGGGAACCTTTTTTTGGAAAGGTTAAAACAAATATCAGATTAAATAAACTTCATGATCAGATTATAACTCATGTCAGCTCTGAAATAAATGCTTCATTTGAGTGTGACAGATGCACGATCAGGTTTGAAAGATTAATTCACAGCGATTATGAAATGATATATCTGATGAATGAAGAACCTGAAGATACTGAGGATATAAACATTACTTACATAAACAGAGATACTGATAAACTCGATTTTGATAATGATGTGAGAGAATTTGCTATTCTTGCAATTCCGATGAAAAAATTATGTAAAGAAGATTGTAAAGGTCTTTGTCCAAAATGCGGAGCTGATTTGAATTTTGAACAATGCAAATGTGAGAAGGATGAAATAGATCCCAGATGGGAAAAATTATTTACCAAGAAATTTTAA